In a single window of the Synergistaceae bacterium DZ-S4 genome:
- a CDS encoding gamma-glutamylcyclotransferase, whose protein sequence is MNKYEDNNRTYNFAFGSNMLSSRMRSDGSVNYERCPSAEFIGIARLDDYRFIISDRKQKASVIKASGKYVLGVLWLISKEEERTLDLREGTNIDPPSYDKQYMDVQCNGDTIKALVYVDSSEKINKANKPTENYIGYIIDGAIEHKINETDPDYFKELMSWK, encoded by the coding sequence ATGAACAAATATGAAGACAATAACAGGACATACAACTTTGCATTCGGTTCGAACATGCTGTCGTCACGAATGAGGTCAGATGGTTCTGTCAATTATGAACGCTGTCCCAGTGCAGAATTCATCGGAATTGCGAGGTTGGATGATTATCGTTTTATCATTAGTGACAGGAAGCAAAAAGCTTCAGTTATAAAAGCCTCGGGTAAATATGTGCTGGGTGTGCTGTGGCTTATCTCAAAAGAGGAAGAAAGGACTCTTGACTTAAGGGAAGGAACTAACATAGATCCTCCGTCGTATGATAAGCAATATATGGATGTTCAATGCAACGGAGACACCATCAAAGCACTTGTCTATGTTGACAGTTCTGAGAAAATCAACAAGGCCAATAAACCAACAGAAAATTACATCGGCTACATAATCGACGGGGCAATTGAGCATAAAATCAATGAAACAGATCCCGATTATTTTAAAGAACTGATGTCGTGGAAATAA
- a CDS encoding phage head closure protein: protein MKLKDKKIEILAVTHTQDPEGYSIETLTPISPPIWAYFRQLSGKEVYAAMSVQATEEVQFVINWRNDITTRHIVRYKGVDYDITRVDTFEGYKNDLTLYAKRRA from the coding sequence ATGAAGCTGAAAGATAAGAAAATAGAGATTTTAGCCGTTACGCACACACAAGACCCGGAGGGTTATTCGATTGAAACATTAACCCCCATATCCCCGCCCATATGGGCGTACTTCCGGCAATTATCCGGAAAAGAGGTTTACGCCGCTATGTCCGTACAGGCGACCGAGGAAGTCCAATTCGTGATAAACTGGCGCAACGACATAACCACGCGGCACATTGTCCGCTACAAGGGCGTTGATTATGACATTACACGGGTAGATACGTTCGAGGGGTACAAGAACGATTTAACGCTGTATGCGAAGCGGAGGGCGTAA
- a CDS encoding helix-turn-helix transcriptional regulator — protein MSISYNKLWKLLIDKHINKTELRKAAGISTNVIAKLGKNDPVSMETLAKICTALNCDIADIVEMNGEINAEVKQ, from the coding sequence GTGTCTATAAGTTATAATAAACTATGGAAATTGCTTATTGATAAACATATAAATAAAACCGAGTTAAGAAAAGCGGCGGGCATAAGCACAAACGTAATAGCCAAGTTAGGAAAAAACGACCCCGTTTCAATGGAAACGCTGGCTAAAATATGCACTGCTTTGAATTGTGATATAGCAGACATTGTGGAAATGAACGGCGAAATAAATGCGGAGGTAAAGCAATGA